In Gammaproteobacteria bacterium, the following are encoded in one genomic region:
- a CDS encoding DUF4160 domain-containing protein: MPNILRIGPYRFYFYSNEKGEPPHIHVQRERFLAKFWLSPIALASSKRFASHELRTVQKHIEENREKFLEAWNEHLSS, encoded by the coding sequence ATGCCAAATATACTCAGAATCGGGCCATATCGTTTCTATTTCTATAGCAACGAAAAGGGAGAACCGCCCCATATTCACGTGCAACGTGAGCGGTTTCTTGCTAAATTCTGGCTAAGTCCGATTGCGCTGGCAAGTTCAAAACGGTTTGCTTCGCACGAATTGCGAACGGTACAGAAGCACATCGAAGAAAATAGGGAAAAATTCCTGGAGGCGTGGAATGAGCACCTTAGCAGTTGA
- a CDS encoding DUF2442 domain-containing protein, whose product MSTLAVETHPLAQNVEFTDDDLVVSLVDGRKVTVPLVWFPRLSNATKRQLENYELLGDGEGIHWPEIDEDLSVEGLLRGTH is encoded by the coding sequence ATGAGCACCTTAGCAGTTGAAACACATCCTTTGGCACAAAATGTCGAGTTTACAGATGACGATTTAGTCGTATCGTTGGTGGACGGTCGAAAGGTAACAGTACCATTAGTATGGTTCCCACGTTTATCAAATGCCACTAAACGCCAATTAGAGAACTACGAGCTTCTTGGGGATGGCGAGGGAATCCATTGGCCTGAAATTGACGAAGATCTAAGCGTAGAGGGTCTGTTACGCGGCACTCATTAG
- a CDS encoding c-type cytochrome — protein MNRTTLFGLIMVTLATPVMAYEPLHALPEAPPIPSDNPLTVEKVALGRQLYFDTRLSFNGKISCNTCHNLKTGGVDHRPLSTGALGKPGRRSTPTVLNAAYQSVQFWDGRAESLEAAVKDHFFDATVMAMPDEQKVVEAVRRMPGYRKQFINAFGTRDAVTLDNIAKAIAGFVRTLVTPDSAFDRYVKGDKRALSEQALRGMEAFKSAGCVACHFGDNFSGPPVPMGEGFYELFPNYLGSEYDQEYNLVTDDLGRYEATNDPIHKRLFHVPTLRNIALTAPYFHTGTVPSLEEAVRVMAVTQLRKELSDRQVEDIVAFLNSLTGRFPSRAHPK, from the coding sequence ATGAATCGTACTACTCTGTTTGGTTTGATAATGGTTACGTTGGCCACGCCCGTGATGGCCTATGAGCCGCTACATGCCTTGCCCGAAGCACCCCCCATTCCCTCCGATAACCCGCTGACGGTCGAGAAGGTCGCGTTGGGCAGGCAGTTGTATTTTGATACCCGCCTGTCGTTCAACGGTAAAATCTCCTGCAATACCTGTCACAATCTCAAGACCGGCGGGGTGGACCACCGCCCGCTCTCCACCGGCGCCCTCGGTAAGCCGGGGCGGCGTTCCACGCCGACTGTATTAAATGCGGCTTATCAGAGCGTACAGTTCTGGGACGGCAGGGCGGAGAGTCTGGAAGCCGCCGTTAAGGACCACTTCTTCGATGCCACCGTGATGGCCATGCCTGACGAACAGAAGGTGGTCGAGGCGGTGCGGCGTATGCCCGGATATCGTAAGCAGTTTATCAACGCTTTTGGTACGCGAGACGCCGTGACGCTCGATAACATCGCCAAGGCCATTGCCGGCTTTGTGCGCACGCTGGTGACGCCTGACAGCGCCTTTGACCGTTATGTGAAGGGCGATAAACGGGCCTTGAGCGAGCAGGCTTTACGTGGCATGGAGGCATTTAAATCGGCCGGCTGTGTCGCCTGCCACTTCGGCGACAACTTTTCAGGCCCGCCGGTGCCGATGGGGGAGGGGTTCTATGAGTTATTCCCCAATTACCTGGGCAGTGAATACGACCAAGAGTATAATTTGGTGACGGACGACTTGGGCCGTTATGAGGCCACCAATGACCCCATTCATAAACGGCTGTTTCATGTGCCGACGCTGCGCAACATCGCACTCACCGCGCCGTATTTCCACACCGGAACCGTCCCCAGTCTGGAGGAAGCGGTGCGGGTGATGGCGGTAACGCAACTCAGGAAAGAATTGTCCGATCGGCAGGTGGAGGATATCGTCGCCTTCCTGAACAGCCTGACGGGGAGATTTCCCTCACGAGCACACCCCAAATGA
- the rplQ gene encoding 50S ribosomal protein L17, with protein sequence MRHHNSGRQLSRNSSHRKALLKMMAVALMRHEIIKTTLPKAKELRRVAEPLITLAKIDSVAKRRLAFARLRDREIVTKLFNELGPRYKARPGGYLRILKCGFRAGDAAPMAIVELVDRPMPADEGTEPA encoded by the coding sequence ATGCGTCACCATAATAGTGGTCGTCAACTGAGCCGCAACAGCAGCCACCGCAAGGCGTTGCTGAAGATGATGGCGGTCGCGCTGATGCGTCACGAAATCATCAAGACCACGCTACCCAAGGCCAAAGAGCTGCGCCGCGTGGCGGAGCCGTTGATTACCCTGGCCAAGATTGACAGCGTCGCCAAGCGACGGCTCGCCTTTGCACGTCTGCGTGATCGCGAAATCGTCACCAAACTGTTCAACGAACTCGGTCCGCGTTACAAGGCGCGCCCGGGCGGCTATCTGCGTATCCTGAAGTGCGGCTTTAGGGCCGGTGACGCCGCGCCGATGGCCATCGTCGAGCTGGTGGATCGTCCCATGCCAGCGGATGAGGGCACAGAACCTGCGTAG